GTGGGATGTTGGCTGCCCCAGGATTTCGAGTGCGGCCTGTGCTGCGTGATATCCGCCCAGCCCGCTGACCCCGCCACCTCGGCGGGATCCAGCGCCGCACAACAGGATTCGCTCATGGTCGGTAGAAACGCCCCACCGTTGGGCGGGGGATTCCATGGGGTCGTCGTCCTCGGCAAAAGGCCAGGACAACGGTCCGTGAAAGATGCTGCCGCCGCTCATGCCGATTGCCTCTTCCAGGTCGAGCGTGGTCTTGGTCTCGACGCATAGATCGCCGTGACCGTCGCGCAACAGGACATCCTCGATGGGTTCGTCCAACACGCTCGACAGCGAGCGCAAGACCCCGCGCTGCAACTCGGCGCGCTGCTCCTCATGGTGATGCTGGTCGATCAGCCGGTGTGGCACTTGGAGCGCAAAAACGGTCAAGGTCTGGGCGCCCGAGGCGCGCAAGTCCGGGGGCAGAATGCTGGGATCGGCTAGCGAGTGACAGTAGATCTCGGCCGGAACCGGGTCCGGGACCCGGCCTTGTGCGGCAGCCCGATACGCCGACTCAAGCTGCTGATAGGTCTCGTTGATATGGAACGTTCCGCCGAACGCCGCCTCCGGCGCCACGTCGGGGTTGCGCAGCCGTGGGAGCCGGGAGAGCAAGAGGTTGACCTTGACCTGGGCGCCTTCAGCCGGTGGTGGGGTCGTCCCGGTCAGGTCGGCGAGCACGCCTGGTGAGGCGCCACAGAGCACCAAGCGTGCCTGCAGTCGATGCTCTTGGTCGCGGTGGGCGTAGCGAATCTCGCCGTCTCCGCTGATCGCCAGGACGCGCGCCCCGGTCACGAGGTGTGCACCAGCGGTTCGGGCCGCGTGTTCGAGCGCGCCAGCAATCTCGCCCATGCCGCCGACCGGGACATCCCAGGCGCCAGTGCCACCGCCCACGACGTGGTAGAGGAAGCAGATGTTGTGCTGCAGGTCCTCCTGATGCGCGTGTGCATAGGTGCTGATCAGGCCATCGGTGAGCACGACCCCGCGCACCACGTCATCCGCGAGGTGGGTCTCGATGGTCTCGCCGAGCGGCCGCTCGATGAACTCCTGCCATACCGCGTCCTCACCAAGCCGCTTTCTCGCCTGGCTACGGGTCATCAACGGCTCGGTAAAGGTCGGCCAGAGCGCCTCCGCGAGGCGCCCAGTGCGCGCGTACAGATCCT
This genomic window from Demetria terragena DSM 11295 contains:
- a CDS encoding phytoene desaturase family protein codes for the protein MSQCDVAIVGGGHNALTAAAYLARAGLTVTVLEQDDHLGGATISAEAFPGTGARLSRYSYLVSLMPQQIRDDLGLTVELRRRRFASYTPRPDTTTGLLIDTHDQAATAASFAGIGATADHAAFEDLYARTGRLAEALWPTFTEPLMTRSQARKRLGEDAVWQEFIERPLGETIETHLADDVVRGVVLTDGLISTYAHAHQEDLQHNICFLYHVVGGGTGAWDVPVGGMGEIAGALEHAARTAGAHLVTGARVLAISGDGEIRYAHRDQEHRLQARLVLCGASPGVLADLTGTTPPPAEGAQVKVNLLLSRLPRLRNPDVAPEAAFGGTFHINETYQQLESAYRAAAQGRVPDPVPAEIYCHSLADPSILPPDLRASGAQTLTVFALQVPHRLIDQHHHEEQRAELQRGVLRSLSSVLDEPIEDVLLRDGHGDLCVETKTTLDLEEAIGMSGGSIFHGPLSWPFAEDDDPMESPAQRWGVSTDHERILLCGAGSRRGGGVSGLGGYHAAQAALEILGQPTSHATLRP